In Gemmatimonadota bacterium, the genomic window GACGCGCAGCGGTGCGGTGATTTCGCTCGCCGACCGCGTCAACTACTGCTTCACACGCTCGCTGGCCGGCAATGCCATTCCAGTGGGCAGCCGAGAGATGGTGGACATTCTCGCCTATCTCGCTTTTATCTCGCATGACGTTCCGGTCGGCAAAAAGATCGCCGGTGCCGATGGTTTGATCTCCATGAAGGACACGCTGGTGGGCGACACCACGCGCGGACGCGCCGTGTTCGAAGGGAAGTGCATCGTCTGTCACCAGAAGGATGGCGCAGGGCTGGGTCCGATTCCGGCACTCTGGGGCCCCAAGTCGTATTCGATTGGCGCGTCCATGGCGCGCGAAGAACGCGCCGCGAGTTTTATCTCGCACAACATGCCGCAGAGCGCTCCCGGGACATTGCTGCCACAGGAAGCGTTTGACGTGGCCGCGTTTATTAACTCGCACGAACGTCCGGACTCGCCAGGCAAGGAAGGCGATTGGCCAACCGGCGGCGCGCCCGCCGATGTGCCGTATGCCACCAAGGGACATGCGCCGCACCGTCCTCCCACAAAGTTGGTGACGCGCGCGAATCCGCAGGGCGCGGTGGTGCCAAATCCGGCGAGCGTACTCACGCGAGGAGCAAAACAGTGAAGCGGCGCGACTTGCTCGCGGGCGCTGCAGGGTTGATTGGCGGTGCCGTGTTGGCTGGTGCGCCGAATGCTGCCGCAGGGCAGCAGCGCGTACCGAGCAGCACGCCCCCCGTGCTTCCACCGCCGATTCCGGACGATCCCACCAAGCTGCAAGGCGCGCCCACCTCGCAGGTGGGCACGCGCTCCACTTTCGTGACCCCAACGCGCACGCCGTACGGGGAAGTCACTGGTAGCTCGCTCACACCGTTGCAGGATCTCACCGGCACTATCACGCCGGCAGATTTGCACTTTGAACGGCACCACGCGGGCGTGCCGCGGATTGATCCGGCCAAGCACACTTTAATGATTCACGGACTCGTGAAGCGTCCGCTCGTATTTTCGGTGGCGGATGTGCAGCGTTTTCCGCAGGTCACGCGCACGTACTTCGTAGAGTGCTCGGGCAATGGTCGCGCGGCATATCGCGATCCCAAGCCTGACATGACACCGCAGAAAGTGGCCGGGCTCACCGGCAACAGTGAGTGGACGGGCGTTCCACTTCGCGTGCTCCTCGCGGAAGCGGGCGTAGAGGCGAGTGCGTCGTGGTTTCTCGCCGAGGGGGGCGACGCGTGTGTGATGACGCGTTCTATTCCGCTCGAGAAGGCAATGGACGATGCCCTCGTGGTGTGGGCGCAGAATGGCGAACCGCTACGTCCTGAGCAGGGGTTTCCGCTCCGCCTCTTGCTGCCTGGCTGGGAAGGGAACACCAACGTGAAGTGGTTGCGCCGTCTCGAACTCGGCACTCGCCCGTGGGCGACGCGTTGGGAGACGTCGAAGTACACCGATCCGCTCCCCGACGGCACGGCGCGTCAGTACAGCTTTGAAATGGACGCAAAATCCATCATCACGTCGCCGGCCTTTCCGCGCACCATCGTCAAAGGCTGGTGGCCGGTGACGGGGCTTGCGTGGAGCGGGCGCGGCGCGATTCGTCGCGTGGAAGTGAGCACGGACAACGGTCGCAGCTGGGCCGATGCCGAGTTGCACGGCACGCCGCTCGCGAAGGCGCACGTGCGGTTCACGCATCAGTGGAAGTGGGATGGCACTGAGTCGGTGCTCCTCTCTCGGGCCACGGACGACACGGGCTACGTGCAACCCACGCGTGCCGCGCTGATCAAGGTGCGCGGCCTCGGTACGGATTTCCATTTCAATCAAATCGTTGGCTGGCGCGTGGCGGCCGACGGGCACCTGTTTTTTCACGGGGAGAGCTGAGATGCCGAACTCAAATAGCGCTGCAGCGCGCGGCACATGGGTCCGGCGGCCTCACCGGAGAGGCGTGACGGCCGCGATCGGTTCGTCGCTACTGTTGGCGTTGGCAGTCCTGACGGTAGCGTCGTGCGCCGGGCGCGACACACCGGCGCGCTACGAGTTGGGTCGCGCTGCGACGCCGCAGGAGATCGCCGCGCTCGACATTGATGCCGCGCCGGACGGCCATGGGTTGCCGCCTGGCCACGGCTCCGTTGCCGAAGGCGCCGCGCTCTTTCAGCAAAAGTGTCAGCAATGCCACGGCGCCAATGGCGAGGGGATGGCGCCCGCCTTTCCGGCGCTCGTGGGGCGCGACCCCAAGGGCGAGGGTTTTGCCTTTGCCAACGACCCGAAGATCACGAAGACCATTGGCAACTACTGGCCCGAGGCCGTGACCGTCTTTGACTATGTGCGGCGCGCGATGCCTCACACCGCGCCGGGTTCGCTCAGCAACGACGAAGTGTATGCGCTCACCGCGCATTTACTCGCGGCCAATAAAGTCATCGCCGCCGATGCCACGCTCGATTCGGCGTCGTTGGTGCGCGTGAAGATGCCGTATCATGATCGCTTTGTGAAAGACAATCGGCGAGGCGGTTCGGAGCTGAAGTGATTGTCGTTGGCGCGTACGTCCCATTCCTCAGGAGATCAGCATGACAAGTCCCGTAGCGCACGCGCCGCCGATGGCGGCCACTGCTGGAAAAGGAATCCCCTCGTGGGCACGGCTCGGCGTCATTTTTGGCGTGGTGAGCGCGGCATCGATTGCGCTCTGGGCGCCGATCGGTGTGAGCGGCACGTATCCGCGGTTCATTGGCGCCATTCTGCGCCGCGTGACGCCGGAGTATGCGGCCGCGAATCCGTATCTCGTGAAGATGGGCTCGCTGCTCAAGCCCGAAACTTTTCTGGTGATCGGCCTGCTGATCGGCGGCTTTTTGGCGTCGCGCATGAATCGCGAAGCCTCGCCTGAAACGGAGATGGTGCACGCTGGCGAAAAGACGGTGTCGGCGCGTTATCGCGACGCTTTTCTGGGCGGCTTCCTGATCATCTTTGGGGCGCGCATCGCGGGCGGGTGCACGAGCGGCCACATCATCTCAGGCATTACCCAACTCTCGGTGAGCGGACTGATCTTTGCGGCCGGCGTCTTTGCCAGCGGCATTTTCACGGCGAAGATGCTCAACGCCGGAGGGCGCTAACATGGACCGCATCTATGCATTGCTCGTGGGCCTTGCGATGGGCGCGTTGATTCAGCGCGTGCGCGCGTCGAGCCCAGGGATGATCGCGCGTAATCTGCGCCTCGAGAATCTCTCGATCATCAAGTTCATGGCGACCACCATCGCCATTGGTACGATTCTCGTGTATCTGCTCAATCTCGTGACGCCAATGCACTTCGACATCAAGCCGACGTACGTCGTAGGCGTGCTCGTGGGCGGGCTGGTGTTTGGTGTGGGCTTTGGGGTGGGCGGCTACTGCCCCGGCACCTGCGTGGTGGGCATTGGCGAAGGGCGTCGCGATGCGATCTGGTCCATCGTGGGCGGCGTGGTGGGAGCGCTGGCTTTTACGCTCACCTTCACCACGATTGTCGCACCGATGAACAAGCTTATGGACTTCGGGAAGATCACGTTGGCCGACGTGCTGCACGCGCCCGCCGTGGCCGTGGCCGTGGTGCTGGGGATTGTGTTCCTTGGCATTGTGGCGTTGCTCCCGACGGAACCCGGCGCCAAGGCGAAGAGCTGAGATCCCGAATGCCAGACGCGATGAGCGGCAAGCGGGTTCCATCCCGCGAGTTGTTCGACCTGGTCGCCGGGCACTTTCGAGTGCTCGGCGAGCCGGCGCGGCTTGAGCTCTTGCACACGCTCGCCGATGGAGAACGGTCGGCCGCCTCGTTACTGGCGGAGACGAAAATTTCGCAGGCCAATTTGTCGAAGCATATGACGGTGCTTTGCCAGGCGGGTTTTGTGATCCGCCGCCGCGAAGGACCGTACGTGCATTACCAGCTGGCCGATGCGCGCGTCCTTTCGCTGTGCGAGCTGATGTGCGATCGCCTAGAGTCCGACGCGATCTCTGCGCAGGAAATGATCGCGGCGCGGATGCTTCACGAGGGCTAATCGTGAAGCCTCCGCGCGGGACGCTAGAAGGTGAAGCGGCGCCCGACGATCATCTTGAGGATGTTCTTGTCGCCGCTTCCGGAAAGCTGAAAGCCGAATCCGGCGTTGAACTCCCAGTCTTCGCTGAGGTAGAGATCGATCGTCGGGTAGAGCATGTGCTGCTGCTCATTTGACGGCGCCATCCGACCGATCGTGCCGGTGGAGGCGTAGTACTCAAAGCCAAACGCTGCTTTTTCCGTTGGCTTCCACGACACTTTGCCCGACGGCTCAAACTCCATCGCCCGGTAGCCCTTTCCAGCGGCGTCGCCCTTGAGGGCCCAGCCGATCGTGGGATTAAAGGCCCAGTAAAAGTTGCCGATGGTCTGATCCACAATCGGCCGCAGTTCCACTCCCCACTCGGCTTCGTCGAACTTCCGCTGCGTCGGGCCCACTTCGGCGGAGAGGCTCAGTCCAACCGGGAGCTTCCACTCCTCGGGCACGCGAATGCGCGGGCGGATATGCGAGCCCACCACCTGCAAGCCGTCGCCGGCGCGCGCGTTGGCAAACACGTAAAAGCCCACTTCAAAGATCTCGCTAAAGCCGTGCGTGATCTCGAGCGTCTCGTGAAAGGCTTGGTGCGTGGGGAGGACGCCGTTTTCAATCTTCGAACGGCCAGTACCCGTGAAGTTGCTGTGCAACTCAAAGAGCGTCGCGCCCTTTGGGGCCGTTTCCGAGGGGTAAATCTGGATTTCGTAGTTGGCTTGCGCTGCGAGCGGCGCCGCGAAAAGCAGAGAGGCGAGGAGGATGCGTTTCATATGTGTGATTAACGCAGGTGCCGACGGAAATGTTCGCGTCCGCTACAGTTAGAACCAGTATCCCACGCGAATGAGTGTCGACCGTTCGCCGCTCTGGCTGAAGCCTTGCTCCAAGCGGATGGGGCCCAGCGGGGTGGTGGCTTCGAACCCGGCGCGCAGCCCAGTGAGGATGACGCCGTTGACGGTGCCCGGATATTTCCGCAGGACGCCGTAGCCCTGGCTGACTTCGCCGGCCATCAGCTCGACCCGCCAGCGCAGGAACTCGTTGATCGAACTACGAACCAAGATGCTGCTAAAGAGCTCTTGGGAGCCGAGGAGTTCCCCAATACGAAAGCCAGCAAAACCGTCGGGGCCGGCGAGCGAGAAGAGGAAGTTTGCCGGCATTCGGTGCGCCCATCCCGCGCGCAGTCGGAGGCGCACGTCGGTGTCGGCATCCCCCCATTGCGACGAGAGGTCGAGCGCCACGCGCTGGTAATCGTTGAGCGCCGTGATGTCGACAGTGCTCCCCATTTCGTACTCGCTCCGCGCGCGGAGCAGGCGCGCACGTACGCCTACGGCGCCGCGTGGCTCTTTCGCGGTCTCACGCCAGAAGCGCGATTCGAGACCAATCTCGTAACGCCACGCGCCTGGTGTCGGGTCTTCGCGTAAACCGAAGAACGCTTGGATCTGTCGGTTTTCCACGCCGGCTAGTTCTGTCTTGCCGTAGAAGCTGCGCACGCTCTCGTGCATCACCGAGAGTTCCCACGCCAGCGGAAGCGATCGGGTGCCGACCTGCGCGCGTCGCCGTACAAAGGCGGTGAGATCCTGTGCGTATGTGCCGACGCGCATGAGCAGCGAGCCCTCGGCGTTGCCGTCCCAGAGCGAGCGATTCACGCCGCCGAGCCAGAGTCGGCCAGACATGAACTGATCGTAGGCGATGCCGAGCCCGAACGCTTTTTGCGGTGCGGGTTGTAGCGCCGGTTGGAAGGCCACGGAATCGCCGGAGCCGGTGGGGCCGAGCCAGAGCGAGCGATAGCGCTCAGATTTTCCGATAGTGAGCAGGCCGTTCTGGAGCCGCGCGAGGGGCACGCCGCCGCCACTCACAAGCCCGAGGTCGGCCGTTACCGCGCCTTTGTCCACGGCGTCGCCGCCGGTAACCGAAAAGGTCGTGGTGACGTGGGGCAACGGCCGTTGGCGCGCTTCGCCCAGTGGGTTGACGCACGTGGCTTTGGCGAACGCCTCACGTGACGACGCGCGCCCCATTGCAATGAGCGAGTCGCCGGCACGACGCGTGAAGTCGAGGTTCGCCATTTTCTGCGTGGGACTCACAATCATCACATCGCCCACCGCGGGAATGAGCGCATCCTCGCGGAAGAGCGAACTCATGAGCGAGATCCACAGCTGCACTGGATCTTCGAGCGCGGAGGCTTCGGGGGCGCCGTACGGGAGCGTGGAAACCCACACGCGCTGCGCGCCTAACTCACGCGCAACAGAGAACGGCACGTTGTCGGCGAGTCCACCGTCGGTGAGCCAACGGTTGCCGTCCTGCACCGGTCGAAACACCAGCGGCAGTGCCGCACTGGCACGTACGGCGCGGCCGAGGTCACCAGACGAAAGGACGACGGGGTCGCGTGTCGCGAGATCGGCGGCGACGGCGCGGAAGGGAATGGGGAGCGAGTCAAACGAGCCCCGCGCAATGAGATTGCCGCGCAACATCATCGCTGACACGAGCGCGTTCACCTCGCCTTCGCGCACCGCCCCGCTCTGCAGCACGTAGCCCGACTGCCCGAGTTCCCACACCGCCACGGGGCGCACCACGCCGAGTGAGGCGGAGACGCTGGGCTCATAGCGGCGAATCACCCGCTCAATGGGGAGCACGCGCATCACGCTGTCCACTTCGTGCGCCGAGTAGCCGGAGGCGTAGAGGCCTCCCATAATCGCGCCAATACTGGTGCCAACAATCAGGTCGGGTTTGATGCCGAGGCTGTCGAGGGTCTGCAGCACACCGATGTGGGCAAACCCTTTGGCGCCGCCACCCGCCAGCACGAGTGCGGTCTTGGCGGGCACGCACGCGTTGACCTGCGCGCGCGCGGCCGAGGCGAGCGAACTCGCCAGCAGGAGGGAGGTGACGATGCGGCGCACCCCCTAAACATAGTATGTTATCCGTCGATGCCACGCGATTATACCGGAACCCTCGTGACGCCACAGAGTGCCGCCGTGTACGACACGGCGGCGTCGTCGACGATGTGGGCGGTGGTCTTCGCGGGAGGTATTGGCTCGCGCTTTTGGCCGCTGAGCACGCCGGCGCGCCCGAAGCCGCTCCTCGCGCTGGTGAGTGGCAGTCCCTTGCTGGCCGACACGGTGGGACGCCTCCAGCCGCTCATTCCACCCGAGCGTGTGCTGATTGCCACGAGCCGAGACATTGCGCCAGCTATTCGTTCGGTGGTGCAGGAGGTGCCGGAGGCCAATGTCTTAATTGAGCCACGCCCTCTTGGAACGGCGGCGGCGCTCGCGTGGGCCGCGCAGGAAGTGGCACGCCGTGCAGGCCCAGAGACGCTACTGTGCGCGGTCCATGCCGATCTCGCCATCGGGTTTCCGGGGGCGTTCCGCGAGGGGATACGGCGCGCGGCGTCTATCGCGCAGAGTGACGACGCGCTTGTGGCCCTCGGCGTGCGGGCCACGCGGGCCGAACCACAGTTTGGCTATCACGTGCCGGGTGCGCTGCTCGATGCCGATGCGCCGTTCGCTGCGGCTGGCGCGCGTCCTGTGGCGTCGTTTGTGGAGAAGCCGTCGGAACAAGAAGCGCGTGCGCTCGTGGGTGACGATGCGCTCTGGCACAGCGGTGTGGTGATGGGGAGCGCCAAGCGGTTTCTCAGTGAACTCCGTGACTGCACGCCCGAGATTGCGCCCGGGCTTCCGGCGCTCGCGGCGGGCGACTTGCCGTTATTCGTGCAGGCGATTCGCTCCGTTGGGCTAGAACGCGGACTGTTGGAGCGCACCGAGCGCATGCTGGTGCTCCCCTGTGACTGCGGCTGGGACGACGTGGGCACGTGGGCGAGCCTGCGGCGTGCGCGCGAGCTCGACGACGACGGGAACGGTGCGCTTGGGGAGGTGTCGTTCGTGGACGCCACCGGGAACGTCGTGCACGCGGAGCGCGGGAGCGTGGTGATGTACGGCGTGTCGCAACTGTTGGTGGTGTCACTCAACGGGCTGACGTTTGTGACGACGCTGGAGCGGGCGAATGACCTCAAGCCGATGCTCGACGCGCTCCCCGGCAGTATGCGGATAAACCCTAGCGGGCAGAGCGTACATTAATTTATTATGAATGCGCGTCCGGCCAGTCTGGGCTCGGCCTCGGACGTTCACCCGACCTGACACGAGGGTTGCATTCATGGTTTCGTTGAGACCGCTCTTCGCCGCCGCTCTGGTGTTCGGGCTTTCTGCCACCGTCAGCGCGCAGCAAGCCGCGCCGCCCACCGCACCGAGCGACAGCGCCAAGGCCAAGTTGCCGAGCGTGACTGTCACCGCGAGCCGCTCTGGACTGCCGCTTTTTTCCACGCCGCTGGCGGTGACCACCGTCTCCCGTGAAGAGTGGGCCGGCCGCAGTGGCTTCGGCCTCAACGACGCGCTCGCGCATGTGCCAGGGGTCTTGGCCCAGTCGCGCTCCGGCAGTGGCGACATTCGTCTCACGATTCGCGGCTTTGGCGCGCGCGGGGCGGGCGATCGCTCCAATGCGGGGACCGCGCGCGGTGTGCGCATTCTCCTCAATGGCATTCCCGAGACCGAGCCCGACGGTCGCACGTCGTTCGACGGCGTGGACCTCGCGGCCGTTTCCAAAATCGAAGTCGTGCGCTCCAACGCATCGGCCCTCTGGGGCAATGCGGCGGGTGGCGTGATCAATATCAATACCGTGCCGGAGTACAGCTCCCCGTTTGCCGACGCTGAGACGGTGATTGGTGGCGACGGACTCAAGCGGTTTGCGGTGAAGGGCGGCACACTCGCGGGCGCTGCACGTCTGTTCGGCACGTTCGTGAACTCGGGGTACGACGGGTGGCGTCCGAACTCGCAGGCCACGCGTGCTTTGTTCGATGGCGGAGTAATGGCGCCCCTCGGCGATCGCACGACGTTCGGCGCGTTGCTGATGGTGACGCACAACAAGTTCAACATTCCCGGCCCACTCACGCAGGCGCAGGTCGACGCAAACCCACAACAGGCCAACGCGACCTATCTCACTCGGCTCGAGCGTCGCGACAACGTCATCGGCCGGCTCGGGCTCACGCTCAACCACACGATCGACGAGACGCAGGGCTTTAGCACGATGCTCTTCGTGGCGCCCAAGTATCTGCAGCGGTCAGAGCGCGGGACGTACCGCGATTTCAATCGCTATCACGTGGGCGGAAACGCCGTGTATCACGCGACGGGCACCTTGAGCAACGATCTCAAGGGGACGTTCTCGGCCGGCACTGACCTGGCGTACCAGGACGGCACGATTCTGTTCTACGGTCTGACGCCTGCCGGTGGCCGTGCCACCGACCTCCGCGACAACAAACGCGAAGGCGCGAACAACTTTGGGGTGTTCGTGAATGAAGACCTCGCGGTCGGGGCTGATTGGGCGGTGAGCGTCGGTGCGCGCTACGACGCGGCGACCTATACCTATAACAGCAACATTACGCCCCAGCTGAACACCACGAAGAGCTTCACCGGCGTCACGCCTAAGATCGGGCTCACCTACAAGGTGAATCCCACGCACAGCTGGTATGTGAGCGTTGGCGGAGGCTTTGAAGTGCCGGCGGGGAACGAGACGGACCCCTCCAGCACCTTTGGGCAGGACACCGTCACGGCTATCAATCCGCTGCTGGAGCCGGTGCGGTCCACGACCTACGAATTTGGCACGCGGCACGTGCTCGGCCTGGGCGGGGCGTTCTTGCAGGAACTCTCGTACGATGCCGCCGTGTTCCTGACCAGTATGTCCAACGAAATCGTACCGTACCGAGGCGGACGGTTCTATTTCACCGCCGGCAAGGCGCAGCGCACGGGTGCAGAGTTGGGGCTGACGCTGCGCGCGGCGGGCGGGCTGTCGCTTGAGAGCGCGGTGACATTGATGAACGCGGAGTACAAGACGTACCTCGTGGACTCCGTGCACTACGGCAAGCCGGGCAAGTTCGCCAACTACAGTGGGAATAAAGTGGTCGGGGTTCCCGACGCGATGGTCCACGTGACGCTCGGCTGGCTTCCCGAGGGATTGGGCGGCCTGCGGTTCCAGCTCGGCACGCAGCAGACGAGCGGCTACTTCCTCGACGATGCCAACACGGTGCGGGTGCCGTCTGAGTTGGTTTTTGATATCGGCATTGTCGCGACGACGCCATTCGACCTCGGCAACGGGTTGGGGGTGCGCGGTGCCGTCCGCGTGCAGAATCTGACGGACAAGCGGTATATCGGGTCGGCATTTCTGAATCCGGATGTCGTCAATGGTGTGCCGGTGGCATATGAGCCCGGGTTGCCGAGGCAGTTACTGCTGTCGCTGTCGTTTGAGCGGTTGAGGTAGCGGTTGATGGCGCGGTGCCGTTCATCGTATTATTTAGAAGGCTACCTGCGACGCGCTTCTTTGGACGGCACCTCAACACTTCATGTCACCGAACTCGACTTTTTTCTACCGCATGACCGACGGCATTCGCGTGACCGTCCGTCCTGTGTATCTGCCTGAACAGTCGATTCCGGAGCAGCAGCAGTTTGTGTTTGCGTATTTTGTGCGCGTGGAGAACACGGCGACGCAGTCGGTGCAGCTGCTCTCGCGCCGCTGGCGCATTCACGACTCAATTGGCGAAGACACCGAAGTGGCGGGAGACGGCGTGGTGGGCGAACAGCCGTTGCTCATCCCAGGCGCGGTGCACGAGTATCAGAGCTTCTGTGTGCTCAAGTCCGCCAATGGGCACATGGAGGGCGAGTATCGCTTTGTGCGCGCCGACTCCACGCGTTTTGATGCCGCCATTCCGCGCTTCACACTCGCCGCTGGCGAGTGGCAGAACTCGTCGAGTTAGTCGAGCGGTCGGCCGCCGTGACGGCGTGCCTCGCGTTTAGCGCATCGCGGCTGGTTTCTTTGAGCGGGCCATGCGGAGCAGTAAGGACAGCGCGAAGAGCACCGAAATCACAAGGACGAGCGCGCTGACGAACTTCACGCTGCGCGCGATGGCGGTGTCCTGCTTCAATCGTCCCGCGTGTGCCAGCAGATAGTGCCAGTCGTGACCCGCGCCGTCCTCTGAAAAGCTGAGCAGGTCAAGGTCTTGGGCGCGTGCGTCGGCAATGTACGGGGCGAGATTCGCGAAGCTCGAGGCCAGCCAGGTGCCGCACGCGGCTACGCCGAACCAGTCCTGCGCCGTCACGGCGAGCGCCGCCGCCGCGCCAATCGGTACAAGCAACTGCATCAGGCTGCCGCCGGCCACCGTCAGCCACTCGCCGCCGAAGGAGAAGAAGAGGTGCCCGAACTCGTGCGCGCCAAAGTTGATGCCGCCAAAGAGATTCGGGCCCATCGGGTCCTGCAGACAGCGCACGGCCTGCCAGACGAACAGCACTAGGATCAGGGCGCGCCAATGCCAGGCGCGTCCTTCGCACCAGTCGTCCATGCGCTGGCCTAGTGGGATGCCGTCGGAGTCTTCGCTCACCACGCTAAAATCGCTGGCCGCGCACGGTGGCGCCAGACGGCCCGCCGCACAGGTGCCGATGTCGCGCCCGTGGGGTATCATATTCCTCAACCTGTGAACTATTCAAGCTCCGTAGAGGTTTGTAATTCTCGGTGCGGGTCGCGCGGGTTTTGTGATCCACCGCACAGACACGGTGTTCCGGTAGTGGGCTTTCCTCTGACCTCCGAATATTCTTCCTAGCGTGAATCGCCTCTGGTGGACGGTGCTCCTCCTCGCCGCGTGCGAGAGTTCGAGCAAGACGGTCGAGCCGAACCCGGTCAAGTCGATCGACGTAACACTGTCGGCGGCGCAGGCCGTCGCGGGGGCGACGGTGCAGGCGACCGCCGTCATCAAAGACGCGGCGGGTGCGATTCTTACGGATCGCCGGCCGACGTGGACTTCTGTTTTTCCGACCGTCGCGACGGTGGATAACAACGGACTCGTCACCACGCTGGCGGCTGGGCAGGCCACCATCCGTGCCTCGGCGGGCGGTGTGAGCGCCGACGTGACGTTGCTCATTGTAAATCCACGCGCTGCGTCCATTCGCCTTGTGCGCGACGCCGAAACCGTGTTCATCCCCGGCGGCGCATTGCAGCTGCTTGCGCTGGTCAAAGATTCCAGCGGCGTTGCCATCGCCAATCCGACGATTGCCTGGCAGTCCACGCAGCCGCTGATCGCATCGGTGAGTGCGCTCGGTCTGGTGACCCCGCTCGCCGTGGGCACCACCACCGTTCGGGCAACAGTCGATGGCAATACGGCCAGCGCGGTCATCACCGTGAAGGCGACGGTTGCGGCGAGTTCTCCAATCATTACGACCGTGGGACCGTCCACAACGCTACGCCCCGGCGGTAGCTACACACTTACGGGCTCAAACTTCTCGGCCACCGCGTCGGCAAATGCGGTGGTCGTGGATGGCGTGGCGGCGACAGTCACCTCTGCGACCACAACGCAACTTGGGATCACGCTGCCGACGTCAGGCTTTGCGTGCGAGCCTTCGCGCACGGTGTACGTGCAGGTGTCGACAGCCGGCCAGTTGGGTATTGCCCCCGTGACGCTTCAGGTGGCCAACCTGCGCACGCTCGCCGTGGGGCAGAGTGTGGTGATCACGAATGCCGCGGAAGTGCGCTGCAATGAACTCGCGCTGGCCAGTGGTCGCTATGCGATTAGTGTGTACAACGCGTCACGACAGGCGGTGTCGTCGTCGGCGCCTGGCAATGTGTTTGTGCAGGTGCGTGGTGCGGTGCCTGCTGTGAGTGCCGCCACGGCGGCAACGACAGCTTCCGCGATCACGAGCACTACGAGCACTGTCGCGCAGCGGGCGACCGTCGACGGTGCGACTGCGATGTCTGGTGCAGCAGTCGCGGCGCGCCCACTCACCCGTGCCTGGGATGGCGCTGTCCCGCGCATTGGCGGTACGGCCTTTGATCGCGACGAGGAAGTCCGTCGGCTGCGCGTGGCCGATGTCACCCACGAGCGACTGCTCGAGCGCAATGCGGATTTTATGCGCGCCAACGGTGCGGCCATTCGCGCCGCGCTCGCTCGACCGCGTGCGAACACGGTGGCGGCGGCCACCTCCGGGCCGACCATCGGTACGCTCGGCGCCATCACGCCGCTCAAACTGCCCAATCTCGACGCGACCAACTTCTGCGTGACAAACGTGCCAATGAATGTCCGCAC contains:
- the apaG gene encoding Co2+/Mg2+ efflux protein ApaG; protein product: MTDGIRVTVRPVYLPEQSIPEQQQFVFAYFVRVENTATQSVQLLSRRWRIHDSIGEDTEVAGDGVVGEQPLLIPGAVHEYQSFCVLKSANGHMEGEYRFVRADSTRFDAAIPRFTLAAGEWQNSSS
- a CDS encoding Ig-like domain-containing protein produces the protein MNRLWWTVLLLAACESSSKTVEPNPVKSIDVTLSAAQAVAGATVQATAVIKDAAGAILTDRRPTWTSVFPTVATVDNNGLVTTLAAGQATIRASAGGVSADVTLLIVNPRAASIRLVRDAETVFIPGGALQLLALVKDSSGVAIANPTIAWQSTQPLIASVSALGLVTPLAVGTTTVRATVDGNTASAVITVKATVAASSPIITTVGPSTTLRPGGSYTLTGSNFSATASANAVVVDGVAATVTSATTTQLGITLPTSGFACEPSRTVYVQVSTAGQLGIAPVTLQVANLRTLAVGQSVVITNAAEVRCNELALASGRYAISVYNASRQAVSSSAPGNVFVQVRGAVPAVSAATAATTASAITSTTSTVAQRATVDGATAMSGAAVAARPLTRAWDGAVPRIGGTAFDRDEEVRRLRVADVTHERLLERNADFMRANGAAIRAALARPRANTVAAATSGPTIGTLGAITPLKLPNLDATNFCVTNVPMNVRTAYVGTHAIIVEDTATVANGLPTLAGKMDADYATLGQEFDNVMWPILTANFGNPLAMDAKLSSTGKVVMVFTPKVNALLFGTMLGFVVNCDFDASQPSSNVGEFFYAVAPTSTDPGYTSRPDSRKQWLRLMRGTVLHEVKHVTAYAERLSRPNYSLEETGWEEGTARSAEEFLARTYYGTAAKQNTAYAASLGCDLQYKIAGPCADRPILMLRHLDQLYAFGAITEIGSPLGRTFSGDGTFYATAWSMLRWANDHFAASEGQFFKDFTANATIGVPNFEARTGRAWEESLGEWSLALFLDDYPSFTPANARLKFPSWNLRNMWLGMCSDLGPCTSPTTPSQLYPSSNPWSTHAGGFGNFTTDLSLAGGSFSIFELFGNSAASQLIEVRSPAGTDPPNTIRVAIVRLP
- a CDS encoding TonB-dependent receptor, encoding MVSLRPLFAAALVFGLSATVSAQQAAPPTAPSDSAKAKLPSVTVTASRSGLPLFSTPLAVTTVSREEWAGRSGFGLNDALAHVPGVLAQSRSGSGDIRLTIRGFGARGAGDRSNAGTARGVRILLNGIPETEPDGRTSFDGVDLAAVSKIEVVRSNASALWGNAAGGVININTVPEYSSPFADAETVIGGDGLKRFAVKGGTLAGAARLFGTFVNSGYDGWRPNSQATRALFDGGVMAPLGDRTTFGALLMVTHNKFNIPGPLTQAQVDANPQQANATYLTRLERRDNVIGRLGLTLNHTIDETQGFSTMLFVAPKYLQRSERGTYRDFNRYHVGGNAVYHATGTLSNDLKGTFSAGTDLAYQDGTILFYGLTPAGGRATDLRDNKREGANNFGVFVNEDLAVGADWAVSVGARYDAATYTYNSNITPQLNTTKSFTGVTPKIGLTYKVNPTHSWYVSVGGGFEVPAGNETDPSSTFGQDTVTAINPLLEPVRSTTYEFGTRHVLGLGGAFLQELSYDAAVFLTSMSNEIVPYRGGRFYFTAGKAQRTGAELGLTLRAAGGLSLESAVTLMNAEYKTYLVDSVHYGKPGKFANYSGNKVVGVPDAMVHVTLGWLPEGLGGLRFQLGTQQTSGYFLDDANTVRVPSELVFDIGIVATTPFDLGNGLGVRGAVRVQNLTDKRYIGSAFLNPDVVNGVPVAYEPGLPRQLLLSLSFERLR